The segment CTGTCCAATAGGATTGTAATCATCACACCTTGACACGCTGAATGGACTGGTTTTCATCATTGAAAACAGTGTTGATACGACTAACTTGGCCCATGATGTCTAAAACAAACATTGCTAACATAAGTGCCAGGAGCATCTGCTGGTTATCTGCTTAAATAGACATACAGTTAAAATTtgagttgaaatttgttataCAAACCAGCCAAATCCAAGTTGGTTTTACCCAAAACCATAAGCTGTTCATAGTTTGGAAACCTGAAATTTTCTGTTGGTATCGGCTCCGACAGCTCCACAATCTTGGTCTGGTCGTTGAAGCGTATGGCAACAGCTGAGTCCGTGAGCTTGAAGTGGATGTTGCTTCTGGTAACATCGAATAAGCTTAGCCCATAGATTCACCCTTCCTTCAGCAGATATTTGAAATTGTTGAGTCTCTGAATTCCTATAGGCCCTTGGATCAACATCGTCTACGGAAAAGATTAAGGCCTTAGGTAGTTGCTTATGTTacaaatatgaaacaaaaatattaaactaattaAAGGACGAACGTTAAAAGATTGTTACCTTCTCATCGAGAGAAACCAGGTTCACGCCCAGAAGCTCACCGGCTttcctcacgtccttgcctccCAAAAACGAAGAATACGTTTAACAACTGTCTCCTTACAATTTTGTGCCTTCAAATCGGAAAATAGAGCTGGTTAATCGCCATCCGTGGAAGCTCTATTTCCATGGGAAAATACAGGAAAGGGAATCGATTAGGGGATACCTTTTTCAACTTCTTCTCGCCAACGATGACTTCACCAAATACCTAAGAGAATCGATTAGgtggattagtttttttttgttgctctTTGGTTCCAAACCTTGAAGCGTGCTGTTCATCGCTCTGGAAGATGGGATATTTATACTCATAGCTTCAGTCGGTTACGTTGGAAAGCGAAGAAGTAGATTGAAGGCTTCACAGTGGAAGAAGTGGGTTAAGTACATACAAACCCAAATCACAGAAcctattcataaaaaaaacgaaatgaGCACAAGAAgcctaaatgaaaaaaaaaacagaaggcCCAATCAGAGAACGCAAAGTAAAAGAGCAAAAATGAGTTccgtaacttttttttttaaggtgaCGTGTCAAAAAAAAGCCCCTCCTTCCTTGCTGACGTGGCTGCAGGACATTATAAACTCTGATTGAACCAAAACCATAATATAACCAAGTTAACTTGTGAAAAAGAAAACAGGGAAAACATGTGTTTGAAGTTGTTGCAGGAGGGAAAACATCATTGAACGTAAAGTAAACCGTAGAAACGTAACAGCAAACACAATATTATTTCGCCGGCTTATAATGTCCGGTCTTCCACATCATAGGAAGTGTGTAGCTTCTTAGAACTTGGATCATGCTCTTCACCTATAAGTTCCTCTCTGGAAGACTCAGTTTGGGAAGTAACTGGTTCTGAGCCACCATTAACCCCAATGATATTAGGATCACATTCACTCATAATTGTCTTTTCTGCAGCATCAGTTTTGACAACAGGATTATGCTCCACTGAGAGATTCACAGCAGCATGCATGTCATCCTCTGGGTGGTCAGCACCAGCCTATAAACGATGATTTAGGGGTTTAGTTTCCAAGCATAATTTTATGGTTAATAACTTAGAGAGGTAGGGTGCTCACATTGATTGCAAAATTAGCTACTGGTAGACGCTGGTGGTTGTCGTAAATACATGAGACCATGAACGACTGATACATGGTAATTGAACCGAGAGAATTTCAGTTGGAAAGTTAAGGTCTAGCCAACAATATCTTTCAGGCATTGTAGGAGGTTGGTCTGTTGTTTAACTTCAACACCTGCGTCCTgagataacaaaaaaagaaaaacacctTCCAACTTGAGATTCATAGTAATGGTTAAGCATTCATGTGGGCATCAAATGTCAGGATCTAATCAGCTGTGCGACCTGAGCAGCACTCAAATTGGTGAGCTTGGTAATTGACCCATATGAATGCTATAAAAGATTACGCCATCCATTTAAGGTTTTAATGTCAAAGACTTCAACCTTGCATAGAAACTCTGTCGGCTATGAGAAAAATGGTTGTAGGTTTGTTAGGAATCAGCTTTAAATGTGATAAAAATTAGACACTATAATTAAATCGAACTCAGTTAGAGGCCTACATGTGGTTGTGAATTGAGAACATAAGTATTCATCTCAGCCAGTGTAACAGTTTCAATTTTCTTAGCCCCACCATACGTGGAAGGAGTTGATGAATAGTATCCCTCCGCTCCACATAGCCTGTGATAATATGGGTTTTGGTGGTTTAGCAATGAAAGCAATATGTTACTTGGAGAATCAACAATAGTTTCATGTTTCTTACACTTTTAGAAAACACTGGCTGACTAAGGTTTCGTGGTCGAAGTAGAAATGGGTCCCAAAGATTGCATTGAAGAATAACCAACCTGAAATAAGAGATTGGGCAAGCATGTAAATTtggatttatgtttttgaagCAACGATAGCTTTTGATTCCACACCCAAAAGGGTTAACTTCTCATCTAGATGAGTAACAACTTTATCAAACACACTGTGTGCTATGCATAGTTGTGGCTGGTTTATGAGTGAGCTCACttaatcaaacaaacaaaagactAAACAACTTAAATACATGTCAGTTGTGTACCTGTCCAATAGGATTGTAATCATCACACCTTGACACGCTGAATGGACTGGTTTTCATCATTGAAAACAGTGTTGATACGACTAACTTGGCCCATGATGTCTGAAACAAACATTGCTAACATAAGTGCCAGGAGCATCTGCTGGTTATCTGCTTAAATAGACATACAGTTAAAATTtgagttgaaatttgttataCAAACCAGCCAAATCCAAGTTGGTTTTACCCAAAACCATAAGCTGTTCATAGTTTGGAAACCTGAAATTTTCTGTTGGTATCGGCTCCGACAGCTCCACAATCTTGGTCTGGTCGTTGAAGCGTATGGCAACAGCTGAGTCCGTGAGCTTGAAGTGGATGTTGCTTCTGGTAACATCGAATAAGCTTAGCCCATAGATTCACCCTTCCTTCAGCAGATATTTGAAATTGTTGAGTCTCTGAATTCCTATAGGCCCTTGGATCAACATCGTCTACGGAAAAGATTAAGGCCTTAGGTAGTTGCTTATGTTacaaatatgaaacaaaaatattaaactaattaAAGGACGAACGTTAAAAGATTGTTACCTTCTCATCGAGAGAAACCAGGTTCACGCCCAGAAGCTCACCGGCTttcctcacgtccttgcctccCAAAAACGAAGAATACGTTTAACAACTGTCTCCTTACAATTTTGTGCCTTCAAATCGGAAAATAGAGCTGGTTAATCGCCATCCGTGGAAGCTCTATTTCCATGGGAAAATACAGGAAAGGGAATCGATTAGGGGATACCTTTTTCAACTTCTTCTCGCCAACGATGACTTCACCAAATACCTGAGAGAATCGATTAGgtggattagtttttttttgttgctctTTGGTTCCAAACCTTGAAGCGTGCTGTTCATCGCTCTGGAAGATGGGATATTTATACTCATAGCTTCAGTCGGTTACGTTGGAAAGCGAAGAAGTAGATTGAAGGCTTCACAGTGGAAGAAGTGGGTTAAGTACATACAAACCCAAATCACAGAACCTATTCATAAAAAAACGAAATGAGCACAAGAAgcctaaatgaaaaaaaaacagaaggcCCAATCAGAGAACGCAAAGTAAAAGAGCAAAAATGAGTTccgtaacttttttttttaaggtgaCGTGTCAAAAAAAGCCCCTCCTTCCTTGCTGACGTGGCTGCAGGAGGTGAGAGAAAACtctgatttatatatatagataatcgATCATTGGCTTCGACCAAAAACAGTAACAACTCGACTACAAGTCTACAACACTTTAGTCAAGAATGACATATATCTATAGAAAAGAACGACACAAGAACAAATTATCATTTAGACGAGTATCCACATTTCTCATACAAGTACAAAATCCTTTGACTTAGCTCTTCGCAGATTAGCTTGTAATTATCAAACGTGTCCAATTGGAGATGCAAAGTGTAGAAGATTCGTTCTCCTTGAGAACTCAAAAATGAAACATCCACGATAAGAAACCCATCTTCTTCTAGTCCACACAATAcattatatatgaaaaaattatgaatctTGGACGATGAGATTTGTACCATCACTTCGTTGTCTCTAAGCTTAGTCGCAAAAACAGTGGAAACATAACCAGCAATCACCTTTGGTTGCGGCTGAACGTAACGTTCTTTTTGAACCAATACTCGCACCAATAGGTCATCCTTCTTTTGTCTTAGCTTATTCGCTTGCTTTTTCAGCTCCGTTATGTACTGCACGCTCCGAGACACCGTCTTAGGAATACTTAGCTTCTTCTGCAAGAAATAATAaggccaaaataaataaataaaaatttgataagatattaatatattatggtTCTAAATGATACCAAATATACAgactaattatatttttagtcgGTTTTGAAATGAAACGTATTAATTCTGATGACATATCACAGATTCAATGTAACAGATCCATgtctataaaaagaaaaatttagaacATTGGTTAGggcaatattttttatttgtaagaCTTATTTAAGGGGCATATATAGCAAAATATCATTTTACtggtaattttatttaatatgtttCGCTAATTTGAACCTAAATTACAATAAATACTTTTGGAACttctatttataataattaatttaatttaaaaataagttacTTCCAACTATATCTATATCTATGACAAGATCTAATTTCTTTCatgttcttttatttatttttataatatatgtattgtGATAAAAATATTCTTGAACGTAGATCATTATTGATATATTTGGAATTAATGACAACGTTGTCTATTACTTTGTTACAAAATtagaataaatttatattaaaaactagACGTGtaacattttgttttgttttacaaaaaaaaaagtttgtaaaCTTTTCTTCAAAAGATTTATTTCAAAACGTTgtattgttttattataaaacatttttttgtaaaatataaagggatatgatttttatttagtCTAGggcattaaaatattttgtttagtcTTACGAGCTCATCCAAGTCTGGAAGACATGAACGAAGAGATGTGAACAAGGAGTTGATCTTCTTGCGACGGTTACGCTCATTAGCATTGTGATTAAGCTTCTTCATCACGACCGAATTGCTGTCTATTCCGTTTACCTCCGACGAAACAGAATCCACTAAGCTGGTCTGATGATGAACCACTCCATACATATTCGGTACCGGAAAATCAAGAAACGTGCCGTTGTTATGGTTATCTCTGACAATGTTGTAGCTCTCGTACACTCCCGTCGACTCCCGCCCAAAGTTTGGGAAAAATGTATGGCCCAATGCATGCATTTTTGCTTGATTAAAGACgaatgtttagattttttttttctcttaaagcTGTTTGGTTGGGATTACCCTGATccatatgtataatattattggCCCGCcacatatatatagatagtagGATTGACTGgctaaataaagaaacaaatatatGTTGTCAAATCAACTTTAACAAACTATGTATATTATAAGTATTTTTGAAGTGTTATACGACGTAATACGTTACTATAGGGAACAATCTCATGCTGTAAGCATATACCACAATCAAGCATATACccaataaaacatattatttggTAAGGTGATATCTGTGGCAAGTACTTGTTGATTTCATGAGTCAGTTTGAAAAAATACCCTAAAACGAGTTGAATTATCTAAGGCAAATAATTCATTAGGAAAAAGACATTCATTCTGATatgtttttccaaaaaaaattgtttcattttaaatttttattttattttaaatacaatacTTATATTCAATCCTTATGACCATTAAATTTATATTCTGCATTATGTTCTACAATTGgttcaataaattttatgtaGCTAATAAATGATGTTtcatctaaaaataaaataataaatttctaTTAATCTGCGTacaaaattttatcttttttatatGCTGTTATTACACTTTGAACTACATCACTACCATTCGCATAGTTTTTTTCGTCAGCACCAGTTTTCTTAACTTAAACTTAAAATTCAATTATAAATAGTAAACAATtcatcagtgatatgtatagaGATTAATTCCTTGTCTTATATTTTTCAGCAATTATGTATAAATCCATGAaattcagaagaagaagaaaaaaatactgCTATGTTTACATAAAAACAACAATTTCGTAAATTTACTATTAGGTATATATTAGTTATTATTagtcataaaacaaaaattttaaaacacaaaGGTATTAACAGCTTAGATATTATATTACACAGAGATATATTCCACAAATTTGCAGATTGTTTTCAGGTAGATGAgcgttatataaatatattacaaaaaCCAACAATGTTTGTAATAATGTCACCATGTGACCTTTT is part of the Brassica rapa cultivar Chiifu-401-42 chromosome A09, CAAS_Brap_v3.01, whole genome shotgun sequence genome and harbors:
- the LOC103848954 gene encoding transcription factor ORG2, which encodes MHALGHTFFPNFGRESTGVYESYNIVRDNHNNGTFLDFPVPNMYGVVHHQTSLVDSVSSEVNGIDSNSVVMKKLNHNANERNRRKKINSLFTSLRSCLPDLDELKKLSIPKTVSRSVQYITELKKQANKLRQKKDDLLVRVLVQKERYVQPQPKVIAGYVSTVFATKLRDNEVMVQISSSKIHNFFIYNVLCGLEEDGFLIVDVSFLSSQGERIFYTLHLQLDTFDNYKLICEELSQRILYLYEKCGYSSK